atttttcccAGCATTACTTCACCTCGAAAAGGACGAAAGATTATAAGGCGGAAAACCACTAATCTAATTAGAACCAtttaagtttttcttttccacTGAATCACTATCCTGACAGCCTTTCGTATTGATAATGCGAATTGGCATATGAAATAAAGTGAGCAGACTTATACTTACCATTCATGTATGAAGAGCCATCTCCGTATTTAATTATTCCTTCCccaattttcaaaaaatcataaacGCAAATAGCCAGTCCAATGTTTTGTATCACTTTGTTAGCATACTTTTTATGGATTTCTTCAGCCAGTGCTTCCTTTGTAGGCTTCCAAAAATTGGATGGATGGATGCTTATAATGTCTGAAAACCGACTCAAGAGaaacataaataataaaacgGCTATTACTCGTAGTTTTTACCACCTTGTagaaaaaatctttaactTGAATAGAACGATAAATAATTAGAAATACAACAGTGGATCACAAtccaatttaaaaatatttcttaaCCTTTTGGTCAACAACTTTGCATAAATCAAAAGGaacctttcaaaaaagtaatttaacTGCAAGCCCAGCTTTCTTTGCCAGGTCGCgtaaaaatatgaataCGAAGATTATGTTGCATACCAGACCATTCATGGCGAGTTAACGATCTAATGAAAAGCGTGTTAAACGACTTAGCGAGGCCAGTGAAGTTTTAGCGCAGTAGCTTTAAGACAAATCCATgaaatattgtttacaattgaaaaattataatgaGTAGAAGTTTCAATCGCTTATTCAAACATACAAATTTATTACAgaattaatataaattttaaatagttAAAAGGATGAATATAACAAGATTGTTGAGTGTTCTGTCGATATACATGCTCATGAGCAGTTaagaagtaaaaacaaataattaatgaaagaattctttgaaaatcGAACTactaaataattttttaaaattattagctattttagcttttttttctatttacaaattctagcatatttgtaaataaacattttttgttaatatcTATGAGCAGTatttaaagataaaaaaaaggaaaataattaattaaatattgcTGCAAACATATCTAACGAGAGTATGGCATACTAAAATTTCCTGAAAATTTGACGATTCTGTTAACTTTAATATTGGCATAGTTTAGAAAACTTAagtaaatcattttttagtcattaaaaagttaaatatttcattttgttaCATGAACgccaaaatttttgaatttaatgTTTAACAACTTTTGATACTTGACACTACAAACAGACTTATGTTTTCCCTACTCTTACTCATCCGAATTCAATAGTTcataaaacatttgaagaCAATGAGAGAAATTTACTATATAATGAATAGAATGGGTCCGGTCCGGCTTAATAAAAGGCATCCACCCTAAAACACTCAGTTGTTACAGTTGagaatttttaacaacTCTTGTTGCAGCACTCAATTCAGTATAGCGACATTGCTAAAATTCGCTAAAGCTGCTGATGATGTATGAATATTTCCAAGAATTTACTCTAGAGCAAAGTGTCAAATGCCAACTTAAATAttatacatatatttattatttatcaatagaaaccattttttttaaaacaagaaGTATTTATTGGTTTCTGACTTTTGGcaaaaataacaaattcaaaatatgTCGAGGCATCGTGATGTAAAAAATCTTGATCTTGATGGTTCGTACCATTTGATATTGTAATagtttgtatttttttttaacgtcTTTCTAGATTATGAACTCGACGAGGAGCCAGGAGAGGAAGAATTGACTGAAGAGCAGGAAGGTTAGTAAAtgatttcttaaaaatattaacgAACAATATCTAGAGGAATTCAGGTCTGCTGTAGCCACAGTAAGGGAGACATTATTAGGTGTTCCTATttcagaaaaagaaattgccGATACAGTTTGGTACTATTACTTTGACGTAGAGAAATCAGTCAACTATCTTTTGCAAAAGGCTAGTTCCAAAGCTGGAGCTAAAGAAAAACAGAATACTGATtcccaaaaagaaaaaaaacagaacAAATCGAAAGAAGCTTTAGCGGATGCCAAAGATCCATTGGATGAATCTTCTAATggtattaaaaatttaagcctaaacaaaaatgatgAACCAGCATTTCAGACGAACGGTGAagtaaagatgaaaaattcCTCCGAAAGCGATAACCAACcggagaaaaagaaaattaaaaagcaaaaccCGACGGATCTAGTATCTGTTCCCGAAATATTTGAACAATCCAATCCTAAACCCGTGGTTCACTTAGTTGTTACAGGACATGTTGATTCGGGAAAGAGTACTATGCTTGGGAGAATAATGTTTGAGTTAGGAGAAATCAATAGTCGGTCAATGCAAAAGTTGCACAACGAGGCTGCCAATTCAGGAAAAGGTAGCTTTTCGTATGCTTGGTTGTTGGATACAACCGAGGAAGAACGAGCACGAGGTGTTACAATGGATGTTGCTTCCACCACTTTCGAGagtgataaaaaaatttatgaaattgGTGATGCGCCAGGTCACCGGGATTTCATTTCAGGGATGATAGCCGGCGCATCTTCAGCTGATTTTGCTGTGTTAGTTGTCGACTCCTctcaaaacaattttgagCGTggttttttggaaaatggaCAAACAAGGGAGCACGCCTATCTGTTGCGAGCCCTTGGAATCTCGGAAATAGTTGTTAGTGTCAACAAATTGGACCTTATGTCTTGGTCGGAGGACCGTTTccaagaaataaaaaacatagTTTCTGATTTTTTGATCAAAATGGTTGGATTTAAAACCAGTAATGTACATTTTGTACCTATATCTGCGATTTCGGGAACTAACCTTATCCAAAAAGACTCATCTGATCTTTACAAATGGTATAAGGGTCCCACTCTTTTGAGCGCCTTAGATCAGCTGGTTCCCCCTGAAAAGCCATATCGGAAACCGTTGAGACTAAGTATCGATGATGTTTATCGTTCTCCACGTAGTGTTACAGTTACCGGGAGGGTCGAAGCAGGTAATGTTCAGGTCAATCAAGTTTTGTATGATGTTTCTTCTCAGGAAGACGCATATGTAAAAAATGTGATTCGTAATAGTGATCCTTCTTCGACTTGGGCTGTTGCTGGTGATACAGTTACATTACAGTTGGCTGACATTGAAGTTAATCAACTTCGTCCTGGGGATATACTATCAAACTATGAAAATCCTGTTCGTAGGGTAAGATCATTTGTTGCTGAAATCCAGACATTTGATATTCACGGTCCAATTTTATCAGGTTCTACCCTTGTCCTTCATTTAGGTAGGACTGTGACTTCGgtatctttaaaaattgttacAGTTAACAATAAACGTTCGAGGCATATAGCAAGCAGGAAGCGCGCATTAGTTCGTATAAGTTTTTTGGATGGATTATTTCCTTTATGTCTAGCAGAAGAATGCCCTGCTTTGGGAAGATTTATTCTAAGAAGAAGTGGTGATACGGTAGCTGCTGGCATTGTTAAAGAATTATGTTAAAGTCGATGAAATTATGCACTTCAAAACTATTAGACAGAATactattattatttcattaaataaattattaactTAAAATTCATCATCACTCAATCCATTCACCGCGGTGTAttaatttccaaaaatgtGTATGTCGATTCATTAGTTCATCGAA
This region of Schizosaccharomyces pombe strain 972h- genome assembly, chromosome: II genomic DNA includes:
- the hbs1 gene encoding translation release factor complex GTPase subunit; translation: MSRHRDVKNLDLDDYELDEEPGEEELTEEQEEEFRSAVATVRETLLGVPISEKEIADTVWYYYFDVEKSVNYLLQKASSKAGAKEKQNTDSQKEKKQNKSKEALADAKDPLDESSNGIKNLSLNKNDEPAFQTNGEVKMKNSSESDNQPEKKKIKKQNPTDLVSVPEIFEQSNPKPVVHLVVTGHVDSGKSTMLGRIMFELGEINSRSMQKLHNEAANSGKGSFSYAWLLDTTEEERARGVTMDVASTTFESDKKIYEIGDAPGHRDFISGMIAGASSADFAVLVVDSSQNNFERGFLENGQTREHAYLLRALGISEIVVSVNKLDLMSWSEDRFQEIKNIVSDFLIKMVGFKTSNVHFVPISAISGTNLIQKDSSDLYKWYKGPTLLSALDQLVPPEKPYRKPLRLSIDDVYRSPRSVTVTGRVEAGNVQVNQVLYDVSSQEDAYVKNVIRNSDPSSTWAVAGDTVTLQLADIEVNQLRPGDILSNYENPVRRVRSFVAEIQTFDIHGPILSGSTLVLHLGRTVTSVSLKIVTVNNKRSRHIASRKRALVRISFLDGLFPLCLAEECPALGRFILRRSGDTVAAGIVKELC